CGAGCCGCACGCGCACCACGCCGGACAGATCATGTGGGTGCCGGACGGCATCGCGCTGCGGACGCGCGAGGAGCCGCCGCGGCAGGTGACGTTCGCGGTGATCCGGCCGGACGAGGTGCACGAGCACGGCGACGCGGCGCGCGCGGCGGTGCTGTGGATCGACGGCGAGGATCCGCGCTGGCGTGCGGTCGCGCCGCTGCCGGTCGCGCAGGCACAGGATGGGCAGGCGGGGGCCGCGTCGTCGTCGCTCACCGAGGACGGTGCGCCCGTGGATCGGCTCTCGCCGGACGCCGCCGAGGAGCTCGCGCGACGCTTGTCGCACGCGCTCGGACCAAACAGCACCCCGCGCCCCAGCGCGCCACGCCACCCCGCCGTGCGCCGCATGTGCGCGCTGCTCGACGCCGGCGCGACCACGCCGTCGCACGAGATATGCTTGACGAGTCTCGCGCGGCGCTCGGGCTTGTCCGAGCGTCGCCTGCGCGAGGTGTTCCTGCGCGAGACCGGGCTCACGCCGCGCGCGTACCTGCGCTGGCGGCGCCTGCGGCGTGCGGTCGAGCGCATCCGGCAGGGCGCCTCGCTCACCGCCGCCGCGGTCGACGCCGGCTTCGCGGACGGCGCGCACTTCAGCCGCGTCTTCCACGCGCAGTTCGGCATGGCGCCGCAGCGCGCCTTCGCGTCGCTGCACTTCGGCGGCGCGCCCGCGCGCGTGTGACGCTACGCGCCGCTACGCCGAGCGCCCGCAACGTAGCACCGGCGCTCGCTCAGCCGCGCGGCTCGCGCTCGTCGAGGTAGTCGATGAACCGATCCGGCGCCGGCTCGAGCCCGAGCATGCGCATCAGCACGCCGACGTTGCCGCGGTGGTACGTGCCGTGCTGCACGACGTACAGCAGCACGTCGGCGCGGGTCAGCACCCTCGTGGCGCCGTCGGTGAAGCGGACCGAGAGACGCTCGGCGAGCGCCGCGCGGTCCACGCCGAGCGCGTAGTCGACGAACCAGCGGTCGACGCGCGCCACCTCCTTGCTCAGCTCGGCGAACGTCGCGGTCTCCGGCAGGCGCGGGCTCGTGAAGCCGTGCTCCGTGCCAAGGAGATGCGCCTGAAAGATCCGGTCGACGGCATGGTAGTGCCCGATCACCTCGCGGATCAGCACGGCGTGGGGCTCCGCTTCGAGCTCGGGGCGCGCGAGCAGCGCTGCGAGGAGATGCTCGTCCGCCCAGAGCTTGTAGCGCAGCAGCGCGACGAACGGCGCGCGCGCGGCGTCGTCGAGATCCACGTCGTCGGCGCGATCGCGGCGGTCCGTCGAAGTCGGGACGTCGGCGACGGACGGCGGCGGAGGCGTCTGCCCGTCCGCCCACTCGCGCGTGCCGCTGCGCGGTGTCAAGAATAGAACCGAAGCCGTGTCCGAGCAGAGCTCACCGCGGTGCGCGCTGCCTTGCGGGATCAGCAGCACGTCGCCGGCCTTCGCTTCGAGCCGCTCCACCGCGCCATCCGGGGCGCGCAGCGTCATGGTGACGCGCCCCGACAGGACGAGCAGCAGCTCGTCGCCGTGATCGTGGCGCTCCCAGGTGCGCGGACGGGTCCGGTCGACGGCGAGCGCGCCCACGAGCAGCGGCACGTCGCTCGCGAGCTCGCCGAGGAAGATCGGGGCGTTCACCCGGGCGGTGGCGGCGAGGGCGTGCGCGGGGTCGAGCGTGCCGCCGGTGCGCCCGTCCGCGCGTTGCGTTGCCTGCGATGCGTTGGCGTCCATGCCGGCATCTTGCAGCGCGCCCGGCGGACGCGCTTGAACGCAACGGCGGAAATGCGCCGCGGCGACCCTCCGTCTCGGCTCGTGCCGCTCTCCGTCACGTTCGTTCTTGAACGCCCGCGCGAAGTGGGCCAAGGTCGCGCGCCGTCACGAACGATCCACCAACGTCGAAAGGTTCTCGCCGTGCACCAGACGAAGCTCAGAGCCGTTCTGAAGATCCTCCTGCTGCCGACCCTGCTCGCGCTCGTGAGCGCCTGCAGCGACAGCGACTCGTCCTCGAACCAGATCATCACCGCGGTGCTCGAAGGGCAGACGATCAGCGGGCAGGCGATCCCGTGCGTCACCGAGGCCGACGGCGTGCGCGTCTGCCAGGGCGACATGAACAACGGCCCAGGCGGCGCCGACCTGCGCTTCCGGAGCTTCGACGGCGTGCCGCTCGCGGTGTGGGTGACGCTGCCGCCCGTGCCCGTGTCGGGGCCGGACGGCGGCTACCCGCTGGTCGTGCAGAACCACGGCTGGGGCGCCCCGCCGAGCGGACCCAACGACGGGCAGTACGGCGGTCCGACCGCGACGCAGTGGGCGCAGGACGGCTACGCGGTCCTGCAGTTCGCGGCGCGCGGCTGGGGCAACTCGTGCGGCACCCCCGACTCGCGCGCGGTGAACCCCGACGCCTGCGCGAAGGGCTACATCCGGCTCGACGACTACCGCTACGAGGTGCGCGACGTTCAGCACGCGGTCGGGCTGCTGGTCGACGAGGGCATCGTCGATCCGGAGCGGATCGGCGCGACCGGCGAGTCGTACGGGGCCGGCGTGTCGCTCGCGCTCGCGACGCTGAAGAACCGCATCATGAATCCCGACGGCTCGTTCGCGCCGTGGACGTCGCCCGGCGGGACGCCGCTGTCGCTCGCTGCCGCCGCGCCGTTCGCCGGCTGGAGCGATCTCGGCTACTCGCTGCGCCCGAACGGACGCACGCGCACGGACGCGATCACGCCGATCGACGCCGACGTGGTGCCGCCGGGCGTGCAGAAGCAGTCGATCAACACGGGCCTGTTCGGCGTCGGCGCGCTCTTCGGCTACTACGCCGCGCCCGGCAGCGATCCGGACGCCGACGTCGTGAACTGGTTCGCGTACGTGTCGGCCGGCGAGCCGTACGACCCGGTCGAGGACGCGCGGATCACCGAGCACTTCACGCGCTTCCGCTCGCCGTACTACCTGCTCGCGGGCGCCTACGGCGCGGAGCAGGTCGAGCCGGCGCCGGTGCTGATCGCGAACGGCTTCACCGACGACATCTTCCCGGCGGACGAGGCCCTGCGCTACGCGAACCTCGCGCGCTCGCTCTACCCGTCGTATCCGATCGCGCTTCTTTTGTTCGACGTCGGCCACCCGCGCTCGAACAGCAAGGCTTCCGACGTGCTCCTGCTGCGCGAGCGGATCTACGAGTTC
This window of the Candidatus Binatia bacterium genome carries:
- a CDS encoding AraC family transcriptional regulator, with translation MPPGLSGTLYTLEEHFLYVGPLLRSEPHAHHAGQIMWVPDGIALRTREEPPRQVTFAVIRPDEVHEHGDAARAAVLWIDGEDPRWRAVAPLPVAQAQDGQAGAASSSLTEDGAPVDRLSPDAAEELARRLSHALGPNSTPRPSAPRHPAVRRMCALLDAGATTPSHEICLTSLARRSGLSERRLREVFLRETGLTPRAYLRWRRLRRAVERIRQGASLTAAAVDAGFADGAHFSRVFHAQFGMAPQRAFASLHFGGAPARV
- a CDS encoding DinB family protein, giving the protein MDANASQATQRADGRTGGTLDPAHALAATARVNAPIFLGELASDVPLLVGALAVDRTRPRTWERHDHGDELLLVLSGRVTMTLRAPDGAVERLEAKAGDVLLIPQGSAHRGELCSDTASVLFLTPRSGTREWADGQTPPPPSVADVPTSTDRRDRADDVDLDDAARAPFVALLRYKLWADEHLLAALLARPELEAEPHAVLIREVIGHYHAVDRIFQAHLLGTEHGFTSPRLPETATFAELSKEVARVDRWFVDYALGVDRAALAERLSVRFTDGATRVLTRADVLLYVVQHGTYHRGNVGVLMRMLGLEPAPDRFIDYLDEREPRG
- a CDS encoding CocE/NonD family hydrolase; this encodes MHQTKLRAVLKILLLPTLLALVSACSDSDSSSNQIITAVLEGQTISGQAIPCVTEADGVRVCQGDMNNGPGGADLRFRSFDGVPLAVWVTLPPVPVSGPDGGYPLVVQNHGWGAPPSGPNDGQYGGPTATQWAQDGYAVLQFAARGWGNSCGTPDSRAVNPDACAKGYIRLDDYRYEVRDVQHAVGLLVDEGIVDPERIGATGESYGAGVSLALATLKNRIMNPDGSFAPWTSPGGTPLSLAAAAPFAGWSDLGYSLRPNGRTRTDAITPIDADVVPPGVQKQSINTGLFGVGALFGYYAAPGSDPDADVVNWFAYVSAGEPYDPVEDARITEHFTRFRSPYYLLAGAYGAEQVEPAPVLIANGFTDDIFPADEALRYANLARSLYPSYPIALLLFDVGHPRSNSKASDVLLLRERIYEFFEHYVKGTGPQPTLGVTALTQTCPPSEPSGGPYVADTWEALHPGVVEYRSAEPQTILSTGGNPAVAQAFDPVEGGLACTTAPGEPEGEGVATYDLPTVTGEGFTLLGSPTVTADLTVTGEYAYIAARLVDVDPASNTKTLIARALYRIDPAAPNGRQTFQLHANGWHFAEGHVPRLELLGRDAPYARPSNGTFSIEVSNLELRLPIVEAQ